The Halococcus hamelinensis 100A6 genome has a window encoding:
- a CDS encoding ABC transporter substrate-binding protein translates to MYRNDHSPLKEGISRSTRRRFLQAATVAGTGLATGCLGVASGTGTTLTMGYQPXATVAGTGLATGCLGVASGTGTTLTMGYQPFSAHAWEALVMKHDDDLVDRHLPDDYSLEWQSALQGSVIANRISVGKNQVGWMGDMPALVTIAQTETPASLVGLANWSHGQQCNLMPALVTIAQTETPASLVGLANWSHGQQCNLLIVPRDSPIEQTADIAGKSVGVTTGSCTHRYLLQVLDAEGINVTIEDTDISTILANLREGRIAAGLGWEPSVAKSVFQ, encoded by the coding sequence ATGTACCGAAATGATCACAGTCCCCTGAAAGAGGGGATTTCGAGAAGTACTCGGCGGCGATTCCTCCAGGCAGCGACCGTCGCGGGAACGGGTCTCGCGACCGGCTGTCTGGGTGTCGCGAGCGGAACCGGAACGACGCTAACGATGGGTTATCAGCCCNCAGCGACCGTCGCGGGAACGGGTCTCGCGACCGGCTGTCTGGGTGTCGCGAGCGGAACCGGAACGACGCTAACGATGGGTTATCAGCCCTTCTCGGCCCACGCGTGGGAGGCGTTGGTGATGAAGCACGACGACGACCTCGTGGACCGCCACCTCCCCGACGACTACTCGCTGGAGTGGCAGTCGGCACTCCAGGGGTCGGTGATCGCGAACCGGATCAGCGTCGGGAAGAACCAGGTCGGGTGGATGGGCGATATGCCCGCACTGGTGACGATCGCCCAGACCGAGACCCCTGCGAGCCTCGTCGGGCTCGCCAACTGGTCGCACGGCCAGCAGTGTAACCTNATGCCCGCACTGGTGACGATCGCCCAGACCGAGACCCCTGCGAGCCTCGTCGGGCTCGCCAACTGGTCGCACGGCCAGCAGTGTAACCTTCTGATCGTCCCGCGGGACTCGCCGATCGAGCAGACGGCCGACATCGCGGGCAAGTCCGTCGGCGTCACGACCGGGTCGTGTACCCACCGGTATCTCCTCCAGGTGCTCGACGCCGAGGGGATCAATGTGACAATTGAGGATACAGATATCTCCACGATCCTCGCGAACCTCCGGGAGGGACGGATCGCGGCGGGGCTGGGCTGGGAGCCCTCGGTCGCGAAGTCGGTCTTCCAGGA
- a CDS encoding succinylglutamate desuccinylase/aspartoacylase family protein: MSEHTSERIVLARLPSGIEVATTVHTYTGSNSGPTLYVQAAQHGREVNGTEVLRRLHDRLKPATLSGTLIAIPVANPLTFDRVSYTTSESLDSVNANMNRVWPGNSNGSLHERMVARLWEFASGADVVIDLHTGSPSTLTHVVFEEGDHASRDLATVFGTDLLLGEPVENDTGEEWAVRGFSGKFRVTAAKSETPSITPELAQSKQLIEPAIKTGVAGILNVLRYLTMLKGEPESNGNPILARNHLSRIVAADSGLFQTDPAIELGQEISTGNRLGTLYAPTTYEKLQTVEADRNGVLYSLTQEATVIEGDTLASVAVKRR; this comes from the coding sequence ATGTCTGAACACACTAGCGAACGGATCGTTCTCGCCCGCCTCCCTTCAGGCATTGAAGTGGCGACGACCGTTCACACCTATACTGGGAGTAACTCGGGGCCGACTCTGTACGTTCAGGCTGCCCAGCATGGTCGTGAGGTCAATGGCACGGAGGTCCTCCGTCGCCTGCATGACCGTCTCAAGCCCGCCACGCTTTCCGGAACCCTCATCGCGATTCCAGTCGCAAACCCACTTACGTTTGACCGGGTCTCCTACACGACGTCCGAATCGCTCGACTCGGTGAACGCGAACATGAACCGGGTCTGGCCGGGCAATTCCAATGGCTCGCTCCATGAACGTATGGTCGCCCGTCTTTGGGAATTCGCGAGCGGAGCGGATGTTGTCATCGACCTTCATACAGGCAGTCCAAGCACGCTAACGCACGTCGTCTTCGAAGAGGGCGACCATGCCTCTCGTGACCTCGCGACCGTGTTCGGTACCGATCTCCTCTTGGGCGAGCCGGTTGAGAACGACACTGGCGAGGAATGGGCTGTTCGTGGCTTCAGCGGCAAGTTTCGAGTTACTGCCGCCAAAAGCGAAACACCCTCCATTACACCCGAACTCGCTCAGAGCAAACAGCTCATTGAGCCTGCCATCAAAACGGGGGTAGCTGGGATACTGAACGTCCTTCGCTACCTCACTATGCTCAAGGGTGAGCCGGAGTCGAATGGCAATCCCATTCTTGCCCGAAACCACCTCAGTCGTATCGTCGCTGCTGACTCAGGGTTGTTTCAAACGGACCCTGCCATCGAACTCGGACAGGAAATTTCAACCGGCAACCGATTGGGGACACTCTATGCCCCAACCACCTATGAGAAACTGCAGACTGTCGAAGCAGATCGAAATGGAGTACTCTACTCTCTTACCCAGGAGGCGACTGTCATCGAAGGCGACACACTAGCGAGTGTGGCCGTCAAACGTAGGTGA